In Candidatus Sedimenticola sp. (ex Thyasira tokunagai), the following proteins share a genomic window:
- the ccoG gene encoding cytochrome c oxidase accessory protein CcoG: MSDNQNTNRDALLDELYADAAHAKVNVGDETIHAKRISGKWRNLKWVANALWVLFFLGPYLRLGDRQAVLFDIPNRQFHIGSFTILPQDFWMLSLLLLFFAILLAVATALAGRVYCGFFCFQTVWTDLFTWIEGALEGVPAKRRKLEKAPWNFTKITIKGTKHILWLLISVWTGIAFVSWFVDAYQLLNDFVTFNLGSTATTTIALFTAGTYVLAGFLREQTCLWLCPYARIQAVMVDNSTAVPTYDFHRGEPRGRVKKGEPEAARTHGDCVDCDQCVAVCPTGVDIRHGQQEGCIMCALCIDACDMVMTKLERPTGLIRYESLDMLNGKEDRPLVKRPRVWVYTLVLLLSLSGIAYGLSTLDAIEIKVIRDRMPLFVMQSDGSIQNRYTVKVLNKMTADMDVVVTAKGPEGLVMIGADKAVPSRHGRVTPHTVFIRVSPESLDAESVPITFRAEGKDAKGTLFVSERDSVFIGPKK; encoded by the coding sequence TTGAGTGATAATCAGAACACGAATCGTGATGCCTTACTTGATGAGCTCTATGCAGATGCGGCTCATGCCAAAGTAAATGTTGGCGATGAAACTATTCATGCCAAACGCATATCGGGTAAATGGCGGAATCTGAAGTGGGTTGCTAACGCATTATGGGTTTTATTCTTCCTGGGCCCCTATCTTCGCTTGGGTGATCGCCAAGCGGTGTTGTTCGATATACCCAATCGCCAGTTTCACATTGGTAGTTTTACCATCCTGCCCCAAGATTTTTGGATGTTGTCGCTTCTGTTGCTCTTTTTCGCCATTCTGCTGGCAGTGGCTACTGCACTGGCAGGACGGGTCTATTGTGGGTTTTTCTGCTTTCAGACGGTTTGGACTGATCTCTTTACCTGGATTGAGGGGGCCCTTGAAGGTGTGCCTGCAAAGCGGCGTAAACTGGAGAAGGCACCGTGGAATTTTACTAAGATCACCATCAAAGGGACAAAACATATCCTTTGGTTGTTGATATCTGTTTGGACCGGCATCGCTTTTGTCTCCTGGTTTGTCGATGCCTATCAGTTGTTGAATGATTTTGTCACTTTCAACTTAGGAAGTACTGCCACCACAACCATTGCACTGTTTACTGCTGGAACTTATGTCCTCGCTGGTTTTCTGCGCGAACAGACCTGTCTCTGGCTTTGCCCCTATGCCCGCATCCAGGCTGTAATGGTTGATAATTCCACGGCGGTTCCCACCTATGACTTTCATCGTGGTGAACCCCGGGGCCGTGTTAAGAAAGGTGAGCCTGAAGCGGCACGTACCCATGGTGACTGTGTAGATTGCGATCAATGTGTCGCTGTCTGTCCTACCGGTGTCGACATACGTCATGGGCAGCAGGAGGGGTGCATTATGTGCGCTCTCTGTATCGACGCCTGTGATATGGTAATGACAAAGCTTGAGCGTCCTACCGGGCTTATCCGTTATGAGTCTCTTGATATGCTCAACGGGAAGGAAGATCGTCCTCTGGTGAAGCGTCCTCGGGTTTGGGTCTACACTCTTGTTCTATTGCTATCCCTCTCCGGCATTGCTTATGGTCTGTCGACGCTGGATGCAATTGAAATTAAGGTGATCCGTGACCGCATGCCACTCTTTGTGATGCAGAGTGATGGTTCAATTCAGAACAGGTATACGGTAAAAGTCCTGAATAAGATGACGGCTGATATGGATGTTGTTGTCACCGCTAAAGGGCCTGAGGGTCTTGTCATGATAGGGGCGGACAAAGCGGTACCTTCTCGTCATGGCAGGGTGACCCCACACACCGTATTTATACGGGTGTCACCAGAGAGTCTGGATGCTGAATCGGTACCCATTACCTTCAGGGCGGAAGGTAAAGATGCCAAAGGGACGCTTTTTGTTAGTGAGCGTGATAGCGTATTTATCGGCCCAAAGAAATAA
- a CDS encoding FixH family protein, with protein sequence MSEKQSPWRSPWIIGWMSMLVIFVAANIVMIYLAIDDNPGLVVDDYYERGQDYEENMLKRQARDPGWKMKVIAPEFVDIGKPALFSYKVTDKEGNPVTPDSVTFYVYRPADKDLDFSVPMKQVEVGLYQAEVTFPLLGVWDILVSNKVGDDEYNQPHRISAGVK encoded by the coding sequence ATGAGTGAAAAACAATCGCCTTGGCGTAGCCCTTGGATTATTGGTTGGATGTCGATGCTGGTGATCTTTGTGGCGGCAAATATTGTCATGATTTATCTGGCGATTGATGACAATCCGGGTCTGGTGGTCGATGACTATTATGAACGTGGACAGGACTACGAAGAGAACATGCTCAAACGACAGGCACGTGATCCGGGTTGGAAGATGAAAGTGATCGCCCCGGAATTTGTCGACATTGGTAAGCCTGCCCTGTTTTCCTATAAGGTGACCGATAAAGAGGGAAATCCGGTGACACCGGATTCAGTTACCTTTTATGTCTACCGGCCGGCAGATAAAGATCTTGATTTTTCTGTTCCCATGAAGCAGGTTGAAGTGGGGCTTTATCAGGCGGAAGTCACCTTTCCTCTCCTCGGAGTTTGGGACATATTAGTCAGCAATAAGGTCGGAGATGACGAGTACAACCAGCCCCACCGGATCAGCGCCGGCGTTAAGTAG
- the ccoS gene encoding cbb3-type cytochrome oxidase assembly protein CcoS → MDVIYGLIPGMLLLGLLGVIAFFWAARSGQFDDMEGEANRILMDDDLRPQKPSETKKSSEAEEVKAKGES, encoded by the coding sequence ATGGATGTAATCTACGGTTTGATTCCCGGTATGCTTTTGCTCGGCCTGTTAGGGGTCATCGCTTTTTTCTGGGCGGCGCGTAGTGGTCAGTTTGACGATATGGAGGGTGAGGCAAATCGTATTCTGATGGATGATGATCTCAGGCCCCAAAAGCCATCTGAAACGAAAAAGTCGAGTGAGGCTGAAGAAGTTAAGGCAAAAGGCGAGAGCTGA
- a CDS encoding heavy metal translocating P-type ATPase, with the protein MSAESEQLCFHCNLPVSPADEILSDIEGEERSFCCLGCKSVCEAIFAAGLEGFYQRTLDGTQLAPPPELPSELALYDLDEVQEEFVSTLGEVRDIDLLVEGIHCAACVWLIENTLREIPGIIQGRVNLTGRRLHIKWDSDQLKLSTIIQRLGQIGYAAVPFDPEAAEGRLHKENRRLLYRMGFAGFTMMNLLWISIALYSGADRGEFRTLFQWVGFALATPTLVYSGYPFFKGAWSGLKNLHFGMDLPIAIGSGITYAYSVYVMLAGSTVGEVYYDTVVNFIFVILVGRYLEAISKRQAVASSQRLLDLQPRVATLFDDGEEKIVPIRSIKPEQLVLVKPGGRIPVDGVVLEGESAVNEAMLSGEAEPVVKLTGDRVSAGTINGHGVLQIRVQGVLKDTALGRIIRLVEEAQASKAPIQCVADRIVPWFVAATIGLATATFLWWLGSDFEKALMAATAVLIITCPCAFGLATPMSIAVASGLSARYGILVKNGEVLETLSSINHFVFDKTGTLTEGRMTVTSITTAEHQWLHGNPVSEEIGLLLKDLIALERFSEHPVAAAIISCGETLGLDGRDLDVVNFTNRPGFGVSARVAGHNLVAGNGAWLDELGVKRQPQLEQEADRLDSNGIGSLRCAIDGCELAVIGVEDRIREDAADLIAKLKGEGMQLTLLSGDRRHTAEVIARRLGGMEVIAEVLPEEKDQVIGELQAGGHKVAMVGDGVNDAPALVRADVGIALGSGTDVSIASADIVLMSSELEKVHLAAALSRRTLRTIRQNIGISITYNLIMVPLAMAAFITPLVAAVSMPVSSLLVIANAARIRTLFRGIR; encoded by the coding sequence TTGAGTGCTGAAAGCGAACAGCTCTGCTTCCACTGTAATCTTCCGGTTTCTCCTGCGGACGAGATTCTTTCAGACATTGAGGGTGAGGAGCGGAGTTTCTGCTGTCTCGGCTGCAAATCGGTATGTGAAGCAATCTTCGCTGCAGGCTTGGAGGGGTTCTACCAACGTACCCTGGATGGCACACAACTGGCACCTCCACCCGAACTCCCCAGTGAACTGGCGCTTTATGATCTTGATGAAGTCCAGGAAGAGTTTGTCAGCACTCTGGGTGAAGTGCGTGATATCGACCTGCTGGTGGAGGGGATTCACTGTGCCGCCTGTGTCTGGCTGATTGAGAATACACTCCGGGAGATACCTGGAATCATCCAGGGAAGGGTCAACCTCACCGGTCGCCGTCTCCACATAAAGTGGGACAGTGATCAGCTAAAGCTCTCCACCATTATCCAGCGCCTGGGTCAGATTGGTTATGCCGCAGTTCCCTTCGATCCTGAGGCGGCGGAGGGGCGACTCCATAAAGAGAACAGGCGTCTACTCTACCGCATGGGGTTTGCCGGGTTCACCATGATGAACCTGCTGTGGATCTCAATCGCCCTCTACTCCGGTGCCGACAGGGGGGAGTTTCGCACCCTTTTCCAGTGGGTCGGTTTCGCCTTGGCTACGCCAACACTGGTTTACTCCGGCTACCCCTTCTTTAAAGGCGCCTGGTCAGGGCTGAAGAACCTCCACTTTGGTATGGATCTGCCGATTGCCATCGGCTCAGGGATCACCTATGCCTATTCGGTCTATGTCATGCTGGCAGGTTCGACGGTGGGCGAGGTTTACTACGATACCGTAGTCAATTTTATCTTCGTTATCCTGGTGGGGCGCTATCTTGAGGCGATATCCAAGCGCCAGGCGGTGGCCTCTTCCCAGCGTCTTCTTGATCTACAGCCCCGGGTGGCAACGCTGTTTGACGATGGTGAAGAGAAAATAGTCCCGATCCGTTCGATCAAGCCCGAGCAGTTGGTACTTGTGAAGCCAGGAGGGCGGATACCGGTTGATGGCGTGGTACTGGAAGGGGAGAGCGCCGTTAATGAGGCGATGCTCTCCGGTGAGGCGGAGCCGGTTGTTAAACTGACTGGAGACCGGGTCTCAGCAGGAACCATCAATGGTCACGGCGTGCTGCAGATTCGTGTTCAGGGTGTTCTGAAGGATACCGCCCTTGGTCGAATTATTCGTCTGGTGGAAGAGGCACAGGCCAGTAAGGCACCGATTCAATGTGTGGCAGACCGTATTGTTCCCTGGTTTGTGGCGGCAACTATTGGTTTGGCAACTGCCACTTTTCTCTGGTGGCTGGGCAGCGATTTTGAAAAAGCTCTGATGGCGGCGACAGCCGTATTGATTATCACCTGCCCCTGCGCTTTTGGACTGGCCACCCCTATGTCCATCGCTGTGGCCTCGGGTTTGAGTGCAAGATACGGCATTCTGGTTAAGAATGGCGAAGTCCTGGAAACGCTGTCATCGATCAACCACTTCGTTTTTGACAAGACCGGCACCCTGACCGAAGGCAGGATGACAGTCACTTCAATTACCACAGCTGAGCATCAATGGCTGCATGGTAATCCGGTGTCGGAAGAGATAGGCCTTCTACTGAAAGATCTGATCGCACTTGAACGCTTTTCTGAACATCCGGTGGCGGCAGCCATTATCTCCTGTGGGGAGACGCTTGGTTTGGATGGCCGTGACCTCGATGTTGTGAATTTTACCAATCGTCCAGGATTTGGTGTCTCTGCTAGGGTAGCCGGGCACAATCTGGTGGCGGGCAACGGTGCTTGGTTGGATGAACTGGGAGTGAAGCGTCAACCACAGCTGGAGCAGGAGGCTGATCGCCTCGATTCTAACGGCATCGGCTCTCTACGTTGTGCGATAGATGGGTGTGAACTGGCCGTAATTGGGGTAGAGGATAGGATTAGGGAGGATGCTGCAGATCTGATTGCAAAGTTGAAGGGGGAGGGTATGCAGCTGACTCTCCTGAGTGGAGACCGACGCCACACCGCCGAAGTGATTGCACGAAGGTTGGGTGGTATGGAGGTGATAGCCGAAGTTCTGCCGGAAGAGAAAGACCAGGTTATCGGCGAGTTGCAGGCGGGCGGTCACAAGGTGGCGATGGTAGGTGATGGCGTCAACGACGCCCCCGCACTGGTGAGAGCCGATGTGGGCATAGCACTTGGCTCGGGTACCGATGTCTCCATTGCCAGTGCGGATATTGTGCTGATGAGCAGTGAGCTTGAGAAGGTACACCTCGCCGCAGCGCTCTCCCGTCGCACCCTGCGGACAATTCGGCAGAACATTGGTATCTCGATCACGTATAATCTGATTATGGTGCCGCTCGCCATGGCGGCTTTCATCACCCCGCTGGTGGCGGCGGTCTCGATGCCGGTCAGTTCACTGCTGGTGATTGCCAATGCGGCAAGAATACGCACGCTGTTCCGTGGAATCCGGTAA
- the ccoP gene encoding cytochrome-c oxidase, cbb3-type subunit III: MSDKNPFPGENNTGHIWDDNIRELDNPPPNWWMLAFWASMAWVVVYAILYPMFPGITSYTKGIMGWTSIGEYKEGLSEVVEARSEYEARIKDKSAAEILADPDLKGYTLAAAKVLFGDNCASCHGSKGQGGPGFPVLVDDDWLFGGSVEAVEQTITNGRKGIMTSNSKIMSGIEIDQLAQDIMAGTVTANPLFTAKGCIACHGPQGKGMHILGSANLTDKIWRFAEEDQLASIKYTITHGVNDASDSQTRQAEMPVFGNRLSKDEIKKLTVYVKDLTGGQ, encoded by the coding sequence ATGTCGGATAAAAATCCGTTTCCGGGCGAAAATAATACCGGGCATATCTGGGATGATAATATTCGGGAGTTGGATAACCCGCCCCCGAATTGGTGGATGCTGGCTTTCTGGGCTTCTATGGCTTGGGTTGTCGTTTATGCCATCCTTTATCCCATGTTTCCTGGTATCACCAGTTACACCAAGGGCATCATGGGTTGGACTTCGATTGGCGAGTATAAAGAGGGGCTCAGTGAGGTTGTTGAAGCGCGCTCTGAATATGAGGCTCGTATCAAGGACAAGTCTGCTGCCGAGATATTGGCTGACCCCGATCTGAAAGGTTACACCTTGGCAGCGGCAAAAGTGCTGTTTGGTGACAACTGTGCATCATGTCACGGCTCAAAAGGTCAGGGTGGCCCAGGCTTCCCTGTATTGGTGGATGATGACTGGTTGTTTGGTGGTTCTGTTGAAGCTGTAGAGCAGACTATCACCAATGGTCGTAAGGGCATCATGACTTCCAACAGCAAGATCATGTCTGGTATTGAGATTGATCAGCTGGCTCAGGACATCATGGCCGGTACGGTCACTGCCAACCCGCTCTTTACGGCAAAGGGATGTATCGCTTGTCATGGACCTCAAGGCAAGGGTATGCATATCCTAGGTTCAGCCAACTTGACCGATAAGATCTGGCGCTTTGCAGAAGAGGATCAACTGGCAAGTATCAAATATACTATTACTCATGGTGTAAATGATGCTTCCGACAGCCAGACCCGTCAGGCTGAGATGCCTGTCTTCGGTAATCGTCTCTCCAAGGATGAGATCAAGAAGCTGACTGTCTACGTCAAAGACCTGACTGGTGGTCAGTAA
- the leuC gene encoding 3-isopropylmalate dehydratase large subunit, producing MSAKTLYDKIWESHLVRTDEDGTALLYIDRQLVHEVTSPQAFEGLRMSNRQPWRPDATIATPDHNVPTLGRAQGIDDPIARLQVETLDQNCSDFGITEFGMNDVRQGVVHVMGAEQGLILPGMTVVCGDSHTATHGAFGALAFGIGTSEVEHVLATQCLIQKKSKSMLIKVDGQLGSGVTAKDIVLAVIGILGTAGGTGYVIEFAGDAIRGLTMEGRLTLCNMAIEAGARAGLVAADDTTIDYLKGRPYAPEGDVWSQAESAWRQLHSDEGAVFDAVIELDAAAINPQVTWGTSPEMVVPVSGVVPNPDDEIDAVKADGMRRALQYMGLEAGTPINKIQPDRVFIGSCTNGRIEDLRAAAEIARGRKRADNITQVMVVPGTGLVKQQAEAEGLDKIFIEAGFEWREPGCSMCLAMNADRLNPGERCASTSNRNFEGRQGQGGRTHLVSPAMAAAAAVTGYFVDVREL from the coding sequence ATGAGCGCAAAAACACTCTACGATAAAATTTGGGAAAGCCACTTGGTCCGAACCGATGAGGATGGCACCGCACTTCTCTACATAGATCGGCAGCTGGTTCATGAGGTGACTTCTCCTCAGGCGTTTGAGGGGCTGAGAATGAGCAATCGCCAACCTTGGCGCCCGGATGCCACTATCGCCACGCCTGATCACAATGTGCCTACACTGGGGCGTGCCCAGGGCATTGATGATCCAATTGCGCGACTACAGGTGGAGACACTGGATCAGAACTGCAGCGACTTCGGGATTACCGAGTTTGGCATGAATGACGTACGCCAGGGCGTAGTCCATGTCATGGGTGCGGAGCAGGGGCTGATCCTGCCGGGTATGACCGTGGTGTGTGGTGATTCCCATACAGCCACACATGGCGCCTTTGGTGCTCTCGCCTTCGGCATTGGAACTTCCGAGGTTGAGCATGTGCTGGCAACCCAATGCCTGATTCAGAAAAAATCGAAATCGATGCTGATCAAGGTCGATGGACAACTCGGTAGCGGTGTTACCGCCAAGGATATTGTCCTTGCTGTGATTGGTATACTCGGTACCGCGGGTGGTACCGGTTATGTCATTGAGTTTGCCGGTGATGCGATTCGTGGATTGACCATGGAGGGGCGTCTGACGCTCTGCAATATGGCCATTGAAGCGGGTGCCCGTGCAGGGCTGGTGGCGGCTGATGACACCACCATCGACTACCTCAAGGGGCGGCCATATGCCCCGGAGGGAGATGTTTGGAGCCAGGCGGAGAGTGCTTGGCGCCAACTGCACAGTGATGAGGGTGCGGTATTTGATGCTGTGATAGAGCTGGATGCCGCTGCTATTAATCCTCAGGTCACCTGGGGAACTTCCCCGGAGATGGTGGTGCCGGTGAGTGGTGTAGTACCCAACCCGGATGATGAAATAGATGCAGTAAAAGCTGATGGTATGCGCCGGGCCCTCCAGTACATGGGACTGGAAGCAGGTACGCCCATCAACAAAATTCAGCCTGACAGAGTCTTTATCGGCTCCTGTACCAATGGGCGAATCGAAGACCTGCGGGCTGCAGCTGAGATCGCCAGAGGGCGTAAGCGGGCCGACAATATCACCCAGGTGATGGTTGTTCCGGGTACCGGCTTGGTGAAACAGCAGGCCGAGGCCGAGGGATTGGATAAGATCTTCATTGAGGCAGGTTTTGAGTGGCGTGAGCCCGGTTGCTCAATGTGTCTGGCAATGAATGCTGATCGCCTTAATCCCGGTGAGCGCTGCGCTTCCACCTCCAACCGCAACTTCGAGGGGCGTCAGGGGCAGGGCGGGCGTACTCATCTGGTAAGTCCCGCCATGGCGGCGGCAGCGGCTGTGACCGGTTACTTTGTCGATGTCAGAGAGCTATAG
- the asd gene encoding aspartate-semialdehyde dehydrogenase — MKRVGFVGWRGMVGSVLMERMRAEKDFDHIDEPVFFTTSQAGQQGPDIGKPTPLLKDATDINELKQMDAIVSCQGGGYTNQVFGQLRATGWQGYWIDAASALRMKGDSVIVLDPVNLNVITDALRAGVKNYIGGNCTVSLMLMGLGGLFRAGLVEWATAMTYQAASGAGAKNMRELLSQMGSAHESVRPLLADPSSAILEIDRLVAERMRSDQFPTDNFGVPLAGSLIPWIDTRLENGQSREEWKGGVESNKILGRINNPIPIDGLCVRVGAMRSHSQALTIKLTKDLPLDEIEDILSSANDWVKVIPNEREETVQSLTPTAATGALEVPVGRLRKLAMGDEYLSAFTVGDQLLWGAAEPLRRMLRILLED; from the coding sequence ATGAAACGGGTAGGTTTTGTCGGTTGGCGCGGCATGGTGGGTTCAGTACTGATGGAGCGCATGCGTGCTGAGAAAGATTTTGACCACATTGATGAACCGGTTTTCTTTACTACATCCCAGGCGGGTCAGCAGGGGCCGGATATCGGGAAGCCGACTCCTCTGTTGAAGGATGCCACCGACATTAATGAGCTGAAGCAGATGGATGCCATCGTCTCCTGTCAAGGGGGCGGCTATACCAATCAGGTCTTTGGGCAACTGCGGGCGACCGGTTGGCAAGGCTACTGGATTGATGCTGCTTCCGCCCTGAGGATGAAGGGCGATAGTGTTATTGTGCTCGATCCTGTGAATCTGAACGTAATCACGGACGCTCTGCGAGCGGGTGTGAAGAACTACATCGGTGGTAACTGTACCGTGAGCCTGATGTTGATGGGTTTGGGCGGGCTATTTCGTGCCGGGCTTGTTGAGTGGGCCACCGCAATGACCTACCAGGCCGCTTCCGGTGCCGGCGCTAAAAATATGCGTGAGCTGCTCAGCCAGATGGGCAGCGCCCATGAGTCGGTAAGGCCGTTACTGGCTGATCCGTCATCGGCCATTCTTGAAATTGACCGTCTGGTGGCTGAGCGTATGCGTAGTGACCAGTTTCCAACCGATAATTTTGGTGTTCCCTTGGCCGGTAGCCTGATCCCCTGGATCGATACCCGGCTGGAGAATGGCCAGAGCAGGGAGGAGTGGAAAGGCGGAGTTGAGAGCAACAAAATTCTCGGTCGTATCAACAATCCGATCCCGATCGACGGGCTCTGTGTCAGAGTCGGAGCAATGAGATCTCACAGTCAGGCCTTGACGATAAAGCTGACCAAAGATCTACCACTGGATGAGATAGAGGATATCCTCTCCTCAGCGAATGACTGGGTCAAAGTGATCCCTAATGAGCGTGAGGAGACCGTTCAGTCACTGACGCCAACAGCCGCTACGGGGGCACTTGAGGTCCCGGTCGGAAGGTTGCGGAAATTGGCAATGGGTGACGAATACCTGTCAGCATTTACTGTCGGTGATCAACTGTTGTGGGGCGCCGCTGAACCACTGCGCCGGATGTTGCGTATTCTGTTGGAAGATTGA
- the leuB gene encoding 3-isopropylmalate dehydrogenase: MSKNVLILPGDGIGQEIVTEAVKVLACLRDDFGLDVEMDEALVGGTAYDATGTPLPDATLDLAKEADAVLLGAVGGTQWESLDISVRPEKGLLGLRKELGLFANLRPAILYPQLAEASTLREEVVSSLDMMIVRELTGGIYFGQPRGVRTLESGEREGYNTLVYRESEVDRIVRVAMDIAMKRGKRVCSVDKANVLECTEMWRETAIRVGDDYPEVELSHMYVDNAAMQLVRAPKQFDVMVTTNMFGDILSDCAAMLTGSIGMLPSASLNENGRGMYEPIHGSAPDIAGQGVANPLATILSVSMMLRYSLDEGAMADKVEQAVMKVLDAGLRTPDIYSEGSKQVGTEEMGDAVVAALKAG, translated from the coding sequence ATGAGTAAGAATGTTCTGATTCTACCGGGTGATGGTATAGGCCAGGAGATCGTGACCGAGGCGGTAAAAGTGCTGGCTTGCCTGCGCGACGATTTTGGTCTTGATGTCGAGATGGATGAGGCGCTGGTAGGTGGTACCGCCTACGATGCCACCGGCACGCCACTACCCGATGCTACCCTGGATCTGGCAAAAGAGGCCGATGCCGTACTGCTTGGAGCCGTTGGCGGCACCCAGTGGGAGTCGTTGGATATCTCGGTACGCCCTGAAAAGGGACTGCTCGGCCTGCGAAAAGAGCTGGGGCTGTTCGCAAACCTGCGTCCGGCGATCCTCTACCCTCAGCTGGCGGAAGCATCAACTCTGCGCGAAGAGGTGGTTTCAAGTCTCGATATGATGATTGTTCGTGAGTTGACCGGTGGTATCTATTTTGGCCAGCCTCGTGGTGTTCGTACCCTTGAGAGTGGTGAGCGGGAGGGTTACAACACATTGGTTTATCGTGAGTCCGAAGTGGATCGTATTGTCCGGGTGGCGATGGATATCGCCATGAAGCGCGGAAAACGGGTCTGCTCGGTGGACAAGGCAAATGTTCTTGAGTGCACTGAGATGTGGCGGGAGACAGCCATTCGAGTGGGTGATGATTACCCCGAGGTGGAGCTCTCCCATATGTATGTCGACAATGCCGCCATGCAGTTGGTGCGTGCTCCCAAACAGTTCGATGTAATGGTTACCACCAACATGTTTGGCGATATTCTCTCTGATTGTGCCGCTATGCTTACCGGTTCAATCGGTATGCTGCCTTCAGCCTCCTTGAATGAGAATGGCCGTGGTATGTATGAGCCGATTCATGGCTCTGCTCCGGACATTGCGGGTCAGGGTGTGGCCAATCCGCTGGCTACCATTCTCTCTGTCTCCATGATGCTGCGTTACTCACTTGATGAAGGGGCAATGGCAGATAAAGTGGAACAGGCGGTGATGAAAGTGCTGGATGCCGGCCTGCGTACCCCTGACATCTACTCCGAAGGTAGCAAACAGGTAGGTACGGAAGAGATGGGTGATGCCGTGGTTGCGGCGCTGAAAGCAGGGTGA
- the leuD gene encoding 3-isopropylmalate dehydratase small subunit: protein MDKFKTINSVATPLDRANVDTDAIIPKQFLKSIKRTGFGPYLFDEWRYLDHGEPGMDCSGRPLNQEFVLNDSRYQGSQVLLARENFGCGSSREHAPWALEDYGFRAIIAPSYADIFFNNCFKNGILPIRLDIAQVDELFSKAAGDQPLQITVDLEAQVIRLSDDQVIPFEVDEFRKHCLLEGLDDVGLTLRHSDEIKAFEARHRQQAPWVFSN from the coding sequence ATGGATAAATTTAAAACGATTAACAGCGTCGCCACTCCCTTGGATCGCGCCAATGTGGACACTGATGCCATTATTCCGAAGCAGTTTCTGAAATCGATCAAGCGCACCGGATTTGGTCCCTACCTGTTTGATGAGTGGCGCTATCTGGATCACGGGGAACCCGGGATGGATTGTAGCGGGCGTCCGCTGAATCAAGAGTTTGTACTCAATGATTCACGCTACCAGGGATCCCAGGTGCTGCTTGCACGGGAGAATTTCGGCTGTGGATCTTCACGTGAGCACGCCCCATGGGCGCTCGAGGATTACGGTTTCAGGGCGATTATCGCTCCCAGCTATGCCGATATCTTCTTTAACAACTGTTTCAAAAATGGGATTTTGCCTATTCGTCTGGATATCGCTCAGGTGGATGAGCTTTTCAGCAAGGCGGCAGGTGATCAGCCACTGCAGATAACGGTTGATCTGGAGGCTCAGGTGATACGGTTGTCAGATGATCAAGTTATACCCTTTGAGGTGGATGAATTCCGCAAACACTGTTTGCTGGAAGGATTGGATGATGTCGGTCTGACACTGCGACACAGCGATGAGATCAAAGCATTTGAAGCGCGTCATCGCCAACAGGCTCCTTGGGTATTTTCAAATTAA
- a CDS encoding LysR family transcriptional regulator has translation MNTSALQAFVCVAENDSFSVAAEQLHLTQPAVSKRVATLEKELETPLFDRIGHKISLTEAGRQLLPRAQHMLLEMADIRRSISNLTGEVSGTLTMGTSHHIGLRRLPPALKEFSLNYPQVSLDIRFMDSESACNEVEHGELELAIVTLPTSSSPKLSTSIIWSDPLLFVIARDHPLATITTPKLEDLTHYPAVLAAKGTYTRGILEQALEPIGLPLQVGMATNYLETLRMMVSIGLGWSLLPESMVKGDDLRVLDIQELKLSRQLGSVTHRDRTLSNAARAMVEACLSQ, from the coding sequence ATGAACACCAGTGCACTACAGGCCTTTGTCTGCGTAGCCGAAAATGACTCTTTTTCTGTTGCTGCTGAACAGCTTCATTTAACCCAACCGGCGGTAAGCAAACGAGTGGCAACACTGGAGAAAGAGCTTGAAACGCCACTCTTCGACAGAATCGGGCACAAAATCAGCCTTACAGAAGCCGGTCGTCAACTGCTGCCGAGGGCACAACATATGTTGCTTGAGATGGCTGATATCAGGCGCAGCATCTCCAACCTGACTGGCGAGGTGAGCGGTACGCTCACTATGGGAACCAGCCACCATATCGGTCTGCGTCGTCTGCCTCCGGCGCTCAAAGAGTTCAGTCTCAACTACCCTCAGGTCAGCCTGGATATCCGTTTCATGGACTCAGAGTCAGCCTGCAATGAGGTGGAGCATGGCGAACTGGAGTTGGCTATCGTGACACTACCCACAAGTTCCAGCCCCAAGCTTTCAACCTCTATCATCTGGTCGGATCCCCTGCTCTTTGTCATTGCACGGGATCACCCGCTGGCAACAATCACCACACCAAAGCTGGAAGATCTCACGCACTACCCAGCGGTACTAGCCGCCAAAGGGACCTATACACGGGGAATTCTTGAGCAGGCACTTGAACCGATCGGGCTGCCACTGCAGGTAGGCATGGCAACCAACTATCTTGAAACATTGAGAATGATGGTTTCCATTGGCCTTGGATGGAGTCTGTTACCGGAGAGCATGGTTAAGGGTGACGATCTGCGAGTACTTGACATTCAGGAGCTAAAACTAAGCCGCCAGCTTGGGTCCGTCACTCACAGAGACCGTACACTATCAAATGCAGCCCGCGCCATGGTCGAGGCGTGTCTCAGTCAATAA